A single Aminobacterium mobile DSM 12262 DNA region contains:
- a CDS encoding tyrosine-type recombinase/integrase yields the protein MNNNYVQLLNDFLDYLFLERGCSENTILAYQRDITAWVSFCEEKRLSPFPPTPSALEGYQKKLALEGKKRSTQQRSIAALRSWFKYLEMEELIDEEIELPALPFKGKNLPRILSEGEVERILHACAGDTFLEVRDRALLETAYGCGLRASELCSLQIKDLDFSSKTLRVLGKGNKERVIPFLGEVSRRVQLYVDAFHKSIFVPELFLSVNGKPLQRVDIWRIIKKRGKTAGIPSSRLYPHILRHSFATHLLRRGMDLRTLQEILGHASIATTEKYVHFDLELRDIYDKAHPRA from the coding sequence ATGAATAATAATTATGTCCAATTACTAAATGATTTTCTCGATTATTTGTTCCTCGAAAGAGGTTGTAGCGAAAATACAATCTTAGCTTATCAGCGTGATATTACTGCATGGGTGAGTTTCTGCGAAGAAAAAAGACTTTCCCCCTTCCCACCCACTCCCAGCGCATTAGAAGGGTATCAAAAGAAACTAGCTTTAGAGGGTAAAAAACGTTCCACACAACAGCGATCTATAGCAGCTCTTCGTTCGTGGTTCAAATATTTGGAAATGGAAGAATTAATTGATGAAGAGATTGAACTTCCCGCTCTTCCCTTTAAGGGGAAAAATTTGCCTCGCATCTTGAGCGAAGGAGAAGTGGAAAGAATTCTTCATGCTTGTGCAGGAGATACATTTCTTGAAGTACGAGACAGAGCACTTTTGGAGACTGCGTATGGATGTGGATTGAGGGCGAGCGAACTGTGCTCTTTGCAAATAAAAGACTTAGATTTTTCTAGTAAAACTCTTCGTGTCTTGGGCAAAGGGAACAAAGAAAGAGTGATCCCTTTTCTGGGAGAAGTGAGCCGAAGAGTGCAACTATATGTAGATGCATTCCATAAATCTATCTTTGTGCCAGAGCTTTTTCTCTCTGTAAACGGGAAACCTCTTCAACGAGTGGATATATGGCGGATAATTAAAAAGAGAGGGAAAACTGCAGGTATTCCTTCCAGTCGTCTTTATCCCCATATCCTCAGGCATTCCTTTGCTACCCATTTGCTACGAAGAGGAATGGATTTGAGAACCTTGCAGGAGATATTGGGGCATGCCTCTATTGCTACAACAGAAAAATATGTTCATTTTGACCTGGAACTCAGAGACATATATGATAAGGCTCATCCAAGAGCTTAA
- a CDS encoding purine-nucleoside phosphorylase: MDYKRKVLEALTCIKKRVTTQPQAALVLGSGLGGLADSIQHPVIIPYKEIPGWPISTAPGHAGRLVCGFLGNVYVAVMQGRVHFYEGYSMQDIVFPVRVLGEWGIPYFIASNASGGINLGYVPGDLVMLYDHINFMGVNPLVGPVFSEKEERFPDMSYVYDRDLLDIGEAVAREEGITVRRGVYIAFSGPSYETPAEVRMCRTLGADAVGMSTVPETIVAHAMGMKVFALSCIANYAAGITAQKLSEEEVIREMGKATGALTTLLRGLLAKIGVGNV; this comes from the coding sequence ATGGATTATAAGAGAAAAGTTCTTGAAGCCTTAACATGCATCAAAAAAAGAGTGACAACACAGCCTCAGGCAGCACTTGTTCTTGGTTCTGGATTGGGAGGACTTGCTGACTCTATCCAGCACCCAGTCATCATACCGTATAAAGAAATTCCTGGTTGGCCTATTTCCACTGCTCCTGGTCATGCAGGTCGCCTTGTGTGTGGCTTCCTCGGCAACGTCTATGTTGCTGTTATGCAGGGGCGGGTGCATTTTTATGAAGGTTACTCTATGCAAGACATTGTTTTCCCTGTACGTGTTTTAGGTGAGTGGGGGATCCCTTATTTTATCGCCAGCAACGCTTCTGGAGGGATCAACCTTGGATATGTCCCTGGCGATTTAGTCATGCTCTATGATCATATTAATTTTATGGGAGTTAACCCACTCGTAGGTCCAGTTTTCTCAGAGAAAGAAGAGCGGTTCCCAGATATGTCTTATGTTTATGATAGAGACCTGTTGGATATAGGAGAGGCAGTGGCGAGAGAAGAGGGTATAACTGTAAGACGCGGCGTTTACATTGCTTTTTCAGGCCCATCCTATGAAACCCCAGCAGAAGTGCGCATGTGTAGAACTCTTGGGGCAGATGCTGTAGGGATGTCTACTGTACCTGAAACCATAGTTGCTCATGCTATGGGAATGAAAGTTTTCGCGCTGTCTTGTATAGCTAATTATGCGGCAGGTATTACAGCGCAAAAACTATCGGAAGAGGAAGTTATTAGAGAAATGGGTAAAGCTACAGGTGCGTTGACCACTCTTCTTCGTGGCCTTCTTGCTAAAATCGGAGTGGGAAATGTTTGA
- a CDS encoding thymidine phosphorylase has translation MFDILRFLEDKRDGRAHSPEELKTFVEKFYQGSIPDYQVSAWLMAVFHQGLSQSELRSFTEVLASSGHKVEFPSDIKIVDKHSTGGVGDKTTLVVVPLVAAAGVSVAKLSGRGLSFTGGTVDKLEAIPGMNVHLSLENFIEQIHHIGCAISGHSLELAPAEGLFYALRDVTATVPSLPLIASSIVSKKLAGGASRFVFDVKCGKGAFMTDLEEARALAQMLVSLSKSLRRESMALITAMDQPLGRWVGNSMEVLEAIETLRGCGPADTETLCLHLAGAMLYLGGGAETFAEGLCQCKKVLKNGAALQKFKELIQAQGGEAAVCDTPELFLKRAPFEYVIAADRDGYLNSIDARQVGEGIKRLGGGRATKEDIIDLSIAIEICGKIGDFAKKGTSLLKIYYSEEGKLEQALPFFQQVVSISQKKPVPQKLIMEIVNA, from the coding sequence ATGTTTGATATTTTGCGATTTCTTGAAGATAAAAGAGATGGCAGAGCTCATTCTCCAGAAGAACTTAAGACTTTTGTAGAAAAATTTTATCAGGGAAGTATTCCAGACTATCAAGTAAGTGCTTGGCTTATGGCAGTGTTTCATCAAGGACTCTCCCAAAGCGAGCTGAGGTCCTTTACTGAGGTTTTGGCTTCTTCTGGTCATAAAGTAGAGTTCCCTTCTGATATTAAAATTGTAGATAAACATAGTACAGGTGGCGTGGGGGATAAGACCACCCTTGTAGTAGTTCCACTTGTTGCCGCTGCTGGCGTTTCAGTGGCTAAGCTTTCAGGACGAGGATTAAGCTTTACAGGTGGGACAGTAGATAAGCTGGAAGCTATACCTGGCATGAATGTGCATCTCTCTCTCGAAAACTTTATAGAACAAATACACCATATTGGATGCGCTATTTCAGGTCACTCTCTAGAACTTGCACCAGCAGAGGGGCTTTTTTACGCTCTTCGAGATGTAACGGCCACTGTGCCGTCTCTTCCTCTTATTGCCAGCAGCATCGTGAGTAAGAAATTAGCGGGAGGAGCCTCTCGGTTTGTTTTTGATGTAAAGTGTGGTAAGGGAGCTTTTATGACAGATCTTGAAGAGGCCAGAGCTTTAGCGCAAATGCTTGTCTCTCTCTCAAAATCTCTTCGTCGGGAAAGTATGGCATTGATCACGGCAATGGATCAACCTTTAGGGCGATGGGTAGGGAATAGTATGGAGGTATTGGAAGCCATAGAAACCTTACGCGGATGCGGCCCCGCTGATACTGAAACCCTTTGTTTGCATCTCGCCGGAGCTATGCTTTATTTGGGGGGAGGAGCAGAAACTTTTGCAGAGGGGCTTTGTCAATGTAAAAAAGTATTGAAAAATGGAGCAGCCTTGCAGAAGTTCAAAGAACTTATTCAGGCTCAAGGTGGAGAAGCAGCGGTATGTGATACCCCTGAGCTTTTCTTGAAACGAGCCCCATTCGAGTATGTTATTGCTGCAGATCGCGATGGGTACCTCAACTCTATAGATGCTCGGCAGGTGGGGGAAGGAATTAAACGTCTTGGTGGCGGAAGGGCGACAAAGGAAGATATTATAGATCTATCTATAGCTATAGAAATATGTGGAAAAATAGGAGATTTTGCAAAAAAAGGAACTTCTTTACTTAAAATATATTACTCTGAGGAAGGGAAACTAGAGCAGGCTTTACCTTTTTTTCAACAGGTAGTTTCTATATCTCAAAAGAAACCTGTGCCACAAAAACTTATAATGGAGATTGTTAACGCATGA
- a CDS encoding M23 family metallopeptidase, producing MKSNFFHSLYISIVKVLALSFCLLFGSVSIAQGREITVSCPLDVEIGVPFLLSITALEGSVSGEVVWCDQIIPFELLPSLSEQRKDFLLGTNVRTAYPGKATLIVKVVAEGEQKHLEFPLIIKAKTYPEEHLTLPNHMVTPPKAALQRIAKERAETRKVLLHINKESHWELPLFKPVDGAVTSVYGKRRVLNGRPSSPHAGVDFRAAQGTKIKAALGGEVVLVADHYFSGRTVFIDSGSGVISIYGHLSRPYVKNGDFVKKGDVIGESGQTGRITGPHLHFSLSLQGQLVDPAPLFLLDQESIISRNQKYFLE from the coding sequence ATGAAATCCAACTTCTTTCATTCTTTATACATATCTATCGTTAAAGTGTTAGCTCTATCTTTTTGTTTGTTATTTGGATCGGTTTCCATTGCCCAAGGGCGAGAAATAACCGTTTCGTGCCCACTTGATGTAGAAATTGGAGTCCCTTTCCTTCTCTCTATTACAGCTCTGGAAGGCTCTGTTTCAGGAGAAGTTGTGTGGTGCGACCAAATTATCCCCTTCGAACTCTTGCCTTCTTTATCAGAACAGAGGAAGGATTTCCTTTTAGGAACAAATGTAAGAACGGCTTACCCTGGGAAAGCTACTTTGATTGTAAAAGTAGTGGCAGAAGGGGAGCAGAAACACTTGGAGTTCCCCTTGATAATAAAGGCGAAAACCTATCCAGAAGAACATCTTACTCTCCCTAACCATATGGTAACGCCTCCAAAAGCAGCATTGCAGAGAATAGCGAAAGAGCGAGCAGAGACCCGTAAAGTGCTCCTTCACATTAACAAGGAATCTCACTGGGAGTTACCTCTCTTCAAACCAGTAGATGGCGCAGTTACCAGCGTATATGGTAAGAGAAGAGTTCTTAACGGGAGGCCTTCAAGTCCTCATGCTGGCGTGGATTTTAGAGCAGCACAAGGAACTAAAATAAAAGCTGCTCTTGGTGGTGAAGTAGTGTTAGTGGCTGATCATTATTTTAGCGGACGTACTGTTTTTATAGACTCTGGTTCTGGTGTTATTTCTATATACGGACATCTATCCAGGCCGTATGTAAAAAATGGAGATTTCGTTAAAAAAGGGGACGTCATAGGCGAGAGTGGGCAAACAGGGCGAATAACTGGGCCTCATCTTCACTTTTCTCTATCCCTTCAAGGGCAATTAGTAGATCCAGCACCTCTCTTTTTATTGGATCAAGAATCAATTATTTCTCGGAATCAAAAATATTTTTTAGAATAG
- a CDS encoding NUDIX hydrolase produces MNMCDYAYNSIVVFCFIIEGNRLLLIHREQDPYKGTLTVPGGKKERGESISQACIREVREETGFVPCALELAGVVHNYQEGEGHETLTFYFTCHSFSGELRSGEEGRVEWYDIDASFSLKDTNLHYLQIAPFVFARKGKPFEGQIVTLKNGEIIRSTLDYLKDI; encoded by the coding sequence ATGAACATGTGCGACTATGCCTATAATTCTATAGTAGTGTTTTGTTTCATTATCGAAGGGAATAGGCTGTTGCTTATCCATCGAGAGCAAGATCCCTACAAAGGAACTTTAACAGTGCCAGGCGGAAAGAAAGAACGAGGTGAAAGTATATCTCAAGCGTGTATCCGAGAGGTACGAGAAGAGACCGGATTTGTCCCATGTGCTTTAGAACTGGCAGGAGTTGTTCATAACTATCAAGAGGGCGAGGGGCATGAAACGTTAACATTCTATTTTACTTGCCATTCTTTTTCGGGAGAACTTCGGAGTGGAGAAGAGGGGAGAGTGGAATGGTACGATATAGATGCGAGTTTCTCTCTTAAAGATACAAACCTTCACTATTTACAAATAGCCCCCTTTGTATTTGCGAGAAAGGGAAAACCGTTTGAGGGGCAGATTGTAACTTTAAAGAATGGAGAAATTATACGGTCGACCCTAGACTACTTAAAAGATATTTAA
- a CDS encoding translation initiation factor, producing MARKKNNEYKLDNEPLYNNPFRSLLGESELSLEEKKHNDEVEENFLSRQDVSLGEILKGKIVLRIEKKGRSGKTVTIVETRSGTLEEKKVLARCLRRSLGCGSTVENDLIVVQGDQRDRIKKILGEKGSKNISL from the coding sequence ATGGCGAGGAAAAAAAATAATGAATACAAGCTAGATAACGAACCTTTATATAATAATCCTTTCCGTTCTCTTTTAGGTGAATCGGAGTTGTCTTTAGAAGAAAAGAAGCACAATGACGAAGTTGAGGAAAATTTTCTCTCTCGTCAGGATGTTTCTCTCGGGGAGATTTTAAAGGGGAAAATAGTTCTTAGAATTGAGAAAAAAGGACGTTCTGGGAAGACGGTTACGATTGTAGAAACCCGTTCAGGGACTCTTGAAGAAAAAAAAGTTTTGGCCCGTTGTTTGCGCAGAAGCCTTGGATGTGGTAGCACAGTAGAAAATGACCTCATAGTAGTTCAAGGAGATCAGCGAGACCGAATTAAAAAAATTTTGGGAGAAAAGGGGAGCAAAAATATATCCCTTTAA
- a CDS encoding nucleotide pyrophosphohydrolase, which translates to MDVEKIQKRLRFFTAERDWEQFHSPKNLVMALAGETGELVELFQWLSEEESYEIAKKEDKIFVEEEVADIAIYLLRICDKLSIDLEKAVNNKIEKNGIKYPVALSKGKATKYNRL; encoded by the coding sequence ATGGATGTAGAAAAAATACAAAAACGCTTGCGATTTTTCACCGCAGAACGAGATTGGGAGCAATTCCACTCCCCTAAAAATTTGGTGATGGCTCTAGCTGGTGAAACAGGCGAATTGGTAGAACTGTTCCAGTGGCTCTCAGAAGAAGAATCTTACGAAATAGCCAAAAAAGAAGATAAGATATTCGTTGAGGAAGAAGTTGCTGATATAGCCATTTATCTCCTCCGTATTTGTGACAAGCTTTCTATTGACTTAGAGAAGGCTGTAAACAATAAAATAGAAAAAAATGGGATAAAATACCCCGTCGCTCTTTCAAAAGGTAAAGCCACGAAATACAACCGACTTTAA
- a CDS encoding OsmC family protein, which produces MNNNQSEVNVKLTNQKVQFNGVSKTNPDHPIIFDYLPPLGDGRGYKGLELLLMGFAGCVSTTIVYLLRKMGRNVSGFRMNAIGINRTQPLSLQRIDFEAILESSDASELDLQNTILQAEKISPVWITLKKVLRLVQNPEL; this is translated from the coding sequence GTGAATAATAACCAGTCAGAAGTAAATGTAAAACTAACAAATCAAAAAGTTCAATTTAATGGCGTATCAAAAACTAATCCTGACCATCCGATTATTTTTGATTACCTGCCCCCTTTAGGTGATGGACGAGGTTATAAAGGTCTCGAATTATTACTAATGGGTTTTGCAGGATGCGTAAGTACAACGATTGTGTATTTATTGAGGAAAATGGGGAGAAATGTCTCGGGATTCAGGATGAATGCAATAGGCATAAATAGAACTCAACCTTTATCGCTCCAAAGGATCGATTTTGAAGCTATTTTAGAATCTAGTGACGCTAGTGAATTAGATCTTCAAAATACAATATTGCAAGCAGAAAAAATATCTCCTGTATGGATAACATTAAAAAAAGTATTGAGATTAGTACAAAATCCAGAGTTATAA
- a CDS encoding SAM-dependent methyltransferase — protein MKTKREDLFTREFLLQNMMGPNCIRILDELLTSVELHSGMRVLDLGCGRGLTSIFLAGVYDVEVFATDLWIDATENYERFKLVQLDHKTIPIHADAHELPYAKGFFDAIISIDAYHYFGAKRSFLDEYIVPLTKKGGIIAIAVPGLQKDFFNDVPEVLRPYWQEDMNFYSRSWWHSLWEESEKVKIEQSLSLSCHEKAWEDWLECDNPHAKRDIEMMKAENNQYFDTIGLIATVK, from the coding sequence ATGAAAACCAAAAGAGAAGATTTATTTACTCGGGAATTCTTACTTCAAAACATGATGGGACCTAATTGTATCAGAATTCTTGATGAGCTTTTAACTTCAGTAGAATTACATTCGGGGATGCGTGTCTTAGATTTGGGTTGCGGCAGAGGACTAACATCAATTTTTCTAGCAGGGGTATATGATGTTGAAGTATTTGCTACAGACCTATGGATTGATGCGACAGAAAATTATGAACGGTTCAAGCTTGTTCAACTTGACCATAAAACTATTCCAATTCATGCAGATGCTCACGAATTGCCCTATGCTAAAGGTTTTTTTGATGCGATTATTAGTATAGATGCATATCACTATTTTGGTGCTAAAAGAAGCTTCTTAGACGAATATATAGTCCCCTTAACTAAAAAAGGTGGCATTATAGCAATTGCCGTTCCTGGATTGCAAAAGGATTTTTTTAATGATGTTCCTGAAGTATTGAGACCTTATTGGCAAGAAGACATGAATTTTTATTCAAGAAGTTGGTGGCATTCTTTATGGGAAGAGTCTGAGAAGGTGAAAATAGAGCAGAGCCTATCTTTGTCTTGCCATGAAAAAGCATGGGAAGATTGGTTAGAATGTGACAATCCACACGCGAAAAGAGATATAGAAATGATGAAAGCTGAAAATAACCAATATTTTGACACCATAGGGTTAATAGCAACAGTAAAATGA
- a CDS encoding Zn-dependent hydrolase produces MFEANVRRIQQDLETISTFTATPGNGITRFSFTDEDRKARDFICSKMKEAGLHVYTDAAGNLFGRREGLIGQGPIVMVGSHFDSVRNGGMFDGLAGVVTGLEIARILHEHNIQTQYPIEFVAMIEEEGSRFGAGLYGSRAMAGQVSQEELDGFYDEEGVPLQEALQEFGLTPSRFKEAIRQPEDLKAFIELHIEQGPVLETESMEVGIVNTIVGITRYDIEITGRADHAGTTPMHMRKDALLAALEVARDVHHAASEKGEGTVGTVGKLVVYPGGSNIVPGKVLFTVDIRSTEQKNIENVVSRMKDTLNRIEKSEGFTIQIEQKLLIPPVRLSREIQTYFIEEAKKRGIRYRSMVSGAGHDAMIMADLTEVGLIFVPSKDGRSHCPEEWTDYEQLKKGVDVVLGTVMKIAKAIV; encoded by the coding sequence ATGTTTGAAGCTAATGTCCGTAGAATACAGCAAGATTTGGAGACCATATCGACGTTTACAGCTACACCTGGCAACGGAATTACTCGTTTCTCTTTTACGGATGAAGATCGAAAAGCAAGAGATTTTATCTGCTCTAAAATGAAAGAAGCAGGTTTGCATGTATATACCGATGCCGCAGGAAATCTTTTTGGTAGAAGAGAGGGTTTAATAGGCCAAGGCCCAATAGTTATGGTAGGGTCTCATTTCGATTCAGTTCGTAATGGCGGCATGTTTGATGGCCTGGCAGGCGTTGTGACAGGATTGGAAATAGCGCGGATTTTACATGAGCACAATATCCAAACTCAATACCCTATAGAATTTGTAGCCATGATAGAAGAGGAAGGATCTCGCTTTGGCGCTGGACTTTATGGAAGTCGAGCTATGGCTGGTCAAGTGTCTCAAGAAGAGCTGGATGGCTTTTATGATGAGGAAGGGGTTCCCCTTCAAGAAGCATTGCAAGAGTTTGGTTTAACTCCTTCTCGTTTTAAAGAAGCGATAAGGCAACCTGAAGATTTAAAAGCATTTATTGAACTTCACATAGAGCAGGGACCCGTATTAGAAACTGAATCTATGGAGGTAGGTATAGTAAATACTATTGTTGGTATTACACGGTATGACATAGAAATTACAGGTCGTGCCGATCATGCGGGGACCACACCCATGCATATGAGAAAAGACGCTCTTTTGGCAGCTTTGGAAGTGGCACGTGACGTTCACCATGCAGCTTCTGAAAAAGGGGAGGGAACGGTGGGAACTGTCGGGAAACTGGTTGTTTATCCAGGTGGATCTAATATTGTACCGGGCAAAGTGCTTTTCACTGTAGATATACGCTCTACGGAGCAGAAAAACATAGAGAATGTGGTTTCTCGAATGAAAGATACTCTTAATAGAATAGAGAAAAGTGAGGGATTTACCATTCAAATAGAGCAGAAACTTCTTATTCCTCCCGTGCGTCTTTCGCGAGAAATCCAGACCTATTTTATAGAAGAAGCGAAAAAGCGGGGAATACGTTATCGTTCTATGGTAAGTGGTGCTGGCCATGATGCCATGATTATGGCGGATCTTACAGAAGTAGGTCTTATTTTTGTTCCAAGCAAAGATGGACGTAGCCATTGTCCAGAGGAGTGGACGGATTATGAGCAACTCAAGAAAGGTGTAGATGTTGTTTTAGGAACAGTGATGAAAATAGCCAAGGCAATAGTATAG
- a CDS encoding QueT transporter family protein, whose translation MMNRKVKQFFNVKTIVISSLIAAIYATLTILLAPISYGPIQVRVSEALTLLPYLWVEAIPGLFIGCLISNFVGGFGLIDVVFGSIATLAAAVVTSRMPNPYMAAVPPVVFNSLIVGGYLSVLAKMPFTYTALYVGLGEIIACGFLGIPLVIFLERKVLKREGKD comes from the coding sequence ATGATGAATAGAAAAGTGAAGCAGTTTTTTAACGTTAAAACTATAGTTATTTCGAGTTTAATAGCAGCAATTTATGCAACATTGACGATCCTTCTGGCTCCCATCTCTTATGGCCCTATACAAGTCAGGGTATCTGAGGCCCTTACTCTTTTACCATATCTTTGGGTAGAGGCAATTCCGGGGCTTTTTATAGGTTGCCTCATTTCTAATTTTGTCGGGGGGTTCGGTTTAATAGATGTTGTTTTTGGAAGCATTGCGACTCTTGCCGCTGCTGTTGTTACCAGTCGTATGCCCAATCCCTACATGGCAGCAGTCCCTCCTGTGGTGTTCAATAGCCTTATCGTAGGGGGATATTTATCTGTTCTCGCAAAAATGCCTTTTACGTACACGGCCCTGTATGTAGGATTGGGAGAAATAATAGCATGCGGGTTCCTCGGCATTCCGTTGGTTATCTTCCTTGAAAGGAAAGTATTAAAGCGCGAGGGGAAAGATTAA
- the cysS gene encoding cysteine--tRNA ligase, producing the protein MSLVLYNDLTRKKEPFVPLKEGEVGFYSCGPTVYDYFHIGNARPFIVFDVFRRYLEKLGYSVVFVQNFTDIDDKMIKRANEEGISVAELANRFIDEYFEDADALGVHRATIHPRATEHMEDIVKTVKTLVDKGHAYVVDGDVFFSVESFPEYGKLSKQSIEELQSGARIDINEQKHHPLDFVLWKKQKPGEPAWESPWGLGRPGWHIECSAMSTRYLGDSFDIHSGGSDLIFPHHENEIAQAEAATGQQFVKYWLHNGYLLIDKEKMSKSLGNFLTVRKAREKYSPLAIRYFMLSAHYRSPINFSEEGLNQATGAVERLRNCWSDLQYAKETRAQEEKEGTRAFVEEIRQADSKFHEEMNDDFNTAGALGSVFEVVRLANTYLKENNTLDPEACSAIETFFKKVDSIMGIINLESEGSSGDIDIAEIERLIQERANARKAKDFAKSDAIRDKLALKGIILEDTPEGTKWKKEL; encoded by the coding sequence GTGAGTCTTGTTCTATACAATGATCTAACACGAAAAAAAGAGCCCTTTGTTCCTCTCAAGGAAGGGGAAGTTGGCTTTTACAGCTGTGGACCGACAGTCTATGATTATTTCCATATTGGTAACGCTCGCCCTTTCATAGTTTTTGATGTTTTTAGACGGTATTTGGAAAAATTAGGGTACTCCGTAGTTTTCGTACAGAATTTTACCGATATTGACGACAAGATGATAAAAAGAGCTAATGAAGAAGGTATCTCTGTTGCAGAGCTCGCTAATCGCTTTATCGATGAATATTTTGAAGATGCGGATGCTCTCGGTGTCCATCGCGCCACCATTCATCCCCGAGCTACAGAACATATGGAAGACATTGTAAAAACGGTAAAAACCTTAGTAGATAAAGGACATGCCTATGTAGTCGATGGAGATGTATTTTTTAGTGTAGAAAGTTTCCCTGAGTATGGAAAGCTTTCCAAACAAAGTATTGAAGAGCTACAATCAGGAGCAAGAATCGATATTAACGAACAGAAACACCACCCTCTCGATTTCGTCCTTTGGAAAAAGCAGAAGCCCGGGGAACCAGCATGGGAAAGTCCGTGGGGATTGGGACGCCCTGGATGGCATATCGAATGCAGCGCTATGTCTACGAGATATTTAGGGGACAGTTTTGACATCCACTCAGGTGGAAGTGATCTTATCTTCCCTCACCATGAAAACGAGATCGCTCAAGCAGAAGCAGCGACGGGACAACAATTCGTGAAATACTGGCTTCACAACGGTTATCTGCTTATCGATAAAGAAAAAATGTCTAAGTCCTTAGGGAACTTTCTTACAGTAAGAAAAGCTCGAGAGAAATATTCCCCTTTAGCTATCAGATACTTCATGTTAAGTGCTCACTACCGTTCCCCTATTAACTTTTCCGAAGAGGGACTTAACCAGGCAACTGGTGCAGTAGAGCGGCTAAGAAACTGCTGGTCCGACCTACAGTACGCTAAAGAGACTAGAGCACAAGAAGAAAAAGAAGGTACGCGGGCTTTCGTTGAGGAAATTCGCCAAGCTGACTCTAAATTCCACGAAGAAATGAACGATGATTTCAATACAGCAGGTGCGCTTGGCTCCGTTTTTGAGGTCGTACGCCTCGCCAATACATACTTGAAAGAAAATAATACCCTAGACCCCGAGGCTTGCAGTGCTATAGAAACATTTTTTAAAAAAGTTGACTCTATCATGGGTATTATCAATCTAGAATCTGAGGGCTCAAGCGGGGACATAGATATAGCAGAAATAGAACGTCTTATTCAGGAAAGAGCCAATGCCCGGAAAGCAAAAGACTTTGCTAAATCCGATGCTATTCGAGATAAATTAGCTCTTAAAGGTATTATTCTAGAGGACACTCCAGAAGGAACGAAGTGGAAAAAAGAACTTTAA